In Panthera tigris isolate Pti1 chromosome B1, P.tigris_Pti1_mat1.1, whole genome shotgun sequence, the sequence AGGTCCCCACACTGTCCTGGTTGCTCTTCTCAACAGGGCCTTCAGTTTGTCATTTATTCTCTTAAACATATGGTACCCATAACACTTGGTGTAGATTGGAACTATGGCTGGTACTTTAAGGCAGCTTAagtttgaattagcatttttgagAATTAAGTTACTaatgaaataagtgaaaattcCTGCATCTCACATGTGTTACTAAGGGATCCTCCCtatgtttctgttattttatttacgTACTAATTTTTACTCAGATTCAATACTTCTCCttgtagacattttctttttggcTCAGCTAATTATTTAAGCAATTTGTATGTTTGAAGTTCTGGTATTTTCCTGCAAATTTTGTAATCCACAGATTTAATGAGAACATCTTCAATGCCTTGTTTGAGGTATTACTAGATTATGGAAATTTAAGATGAGCAAAGCATGGttccttccttctacttgttCAAAGTCTAGCAATTATTTAAGTAATCAAGTACAATAAAAATAAGTGCTGACAAAAGTATCCACAAGGCACAGGGAAAATGACATAATTAAATTTGTGTTACAGAAAATCAATTCTGAAGCAAAATGCCAAGAAACTGCTTAAGAGGCTACTGTAATAATATAAAGGTGGTTGGATATAGCACAGAAAGATTCAGAAAGTAGAATTAAAAGGCGTTGGTGACCCACTTACTGGATGTGAAAAGGATGCTACCACTGAGAtaggaaaggcagaaaaagaaatatgtgtagAGGGAATGAGTTCAGTTTAGTTTGGGGCATGGCAATTCGAATGGCCTGTATGGGACATGTCATTGAATGTATACAAGAGATAGTCTAGAGCTTACTTGAGGGatgtgttaaaaatgaaaaactgagacTAACCAGCAAATACATTGTAGAAACCATGAGGAGAAACTGAGATTGCCTAAGGAGCATCTAAAGTAAAAAGGATGCTAAGGATTGAACCATTTAAGAGTTAAATGGAggaaaaatccaagaaaagaGCAAGTTTCACATAGGAGGGAGTCAACAGTGTGGACAGCTtcttattcattgtttattttctctttcacgGCGTAGAATATAAGCTGCTAGAATATTAACTTTACAAGGGCAGGAACAATGTCATTCTTGTTTTCTACTGTATTGCTAGCATATGATCAACgaagagtaaatatttgttgagtgaatgaatgtagGAATGTGTATTTATTCAGGATAGGGCAGAAGGACAGGAAAGCCTTCTATGTATCATTAAAAATCCTCTGCCAGGTTAGACATCTATCACTTaatattctttaagttttttttttttttttaccatgtaaaAACTTTATAATATTAGCCAGTCCCTACTTCATTATTATGTCCAAAAGAAATGTGTGGTATTGAATTAGTACTAAAGCTAGCTATCAGGATATTGTGGGTTGCATCCCAGATATATTATTGGCTGCTTGACTTTCTGGGACTCCGATTCCATGTCTACAAAATGAAAGTATTGAACAAAGTGATCTCTAGAGTTCCTCCTATGTTAAGCATGCTTTTTATTCTAGGATATCATGAAAGATTATTTCAGGTACTTTGTTGAAGTACACATACACAGTATATGTGTACTCACCTAATCTACCactttagaaattatatataaaaaggtGATGAAGTCCTACTTTTGATTGAGTAGCTCCTATCTGACAAGACCTCCTGCAGAGATAGATGACAAACtatgaataaaacacaaaaaactgcCATCTGAAAGCTCTGGTAATTGTACAGAAAGCAGCATATTTTGGAGGAATCAAAACATAGAGACAGTGAAGGCCAGAGTGGGATTTCTATTTGGGCGGCTTTGTCCTCAGGTCAGCATAGTTGTGGGATTGATAATGTGGAACAGCTAACGTTCCAATAGAAAGCCCACCTTCTTCTGGTGGGAGGAGCCGGGTGAACGGTTTGGGGCAACCAGAGAGCCAGAGAAGGGGAACCTTGATTTTGTGTGCAGCCTTGAACTTCGGGCTGATCTCGAACCTTGCTTGCATGGGGTAGACTGAGATCAGTCAGAACCAAGATCTGAGCTGCCATGCACCTCAGGTGTGACAGAATTTGCAGTTTGAATCTAATGAAGTTATTTGCCTACTGCAACAATGGGTAGTGCTATGTTCCAatagaactttatttataaaacaggcagtgggctggatttggcttgTGGACTATTGTTTGCTGACCTCTCATTAAGATCACAGTTGTTTCCAGATTGctttatagattcagtgcaattcctatgAGAATTCCAATACGTGTGTTTAATAGAAATTGacaaaattatcctaaaatttatgtggataTGCAAAGTTactagaatagtcaaaacaactgtgaaaaagaaaggatttacattatttgatttcaaaacttaatgtAAAGTTATAATAATGAAGAGAGTGTGGCATTGGTATAAGGGCAGACTTATTGATGAATggaataaaagctaaaactataaaacttcttgaagaaaacacaggagaaaatctttatgaccttggattaggcaaagattttttagaTAGAACACCAAAAGTGACTGAAATCAGATTAATGATTTCCTAGTTTGAGATGTGGAGGAGAGGATATGGACTGCAAAAATACACATGGGATTTTTGTGGGAAATGATTGAAATGTTtgttatcttgattgtggtggtggtttcatgAGTGTATATAGCTGTCAAGACTCATGAAATCATGCACTCTAAATGGATCTAGTTTATTTTTccatacaaataataaaatctcaaaattgattaaaaagaagagaaaaaacttaATGTAAGGTTAAGTACCTGATTGGAAACAAAGAGTGATCTAGAATACAGATCTGAAGTAATTGCTCAGAGTGCAGAGCAGAGAAACAAGGAAGATGTGCAAAATGGTAGAAAAGTTAGACACGTGTATGAATGATAATGGGAAAAGATCCAATATTCATTAAATGGGAGTTCAAGAAGATAATAGAGAATATGGGAGAAAGGCACTATTCAAGTAGGTAATGGTTGAGAGTTCTCCAGAATTGATGAAAGCCACAAACTCTTAAAGTGTCCCAGGAAGCACTATgcaagacaataaaaaataaatctttagttAGATGTGTTGTAGTCCAGCTATTAAATCGTAAGGCAAAGAGAATATCACAAAGTAAGtcggagagaaaagagaaactacaTATTGGTGTAATAcaattagaatagaaaaaaattggataGAATTagacatctattcatgataaaagctcttaGCAGAATTGGATTTGAAGGGCATTTATATCATCTGATAAATGCTGTCTGATAAGTCTGATAAAGctacccaaaacaaaaacatgaaaaaagcaaGTCTTTTATCATTCTCTTTAAGTTCAAGACTGAGACAAGTTTGTCCACCACCACTACTTGCTGGTTCATtaagacaagaaggaaaaataaaagatacaaagattgaaatgaaagaagcaagacTGTCATTTTTACTTATATGTTTGTCTACACAGGAAACTGAAAGAGTCTTGAGATTGTGAGCATTTCTGTATACCAACCACAGTTTTGAAAAACATATGACtaaaatgcaacaaaaatatAAGGTTTCTAGGAATATATCGAAGAAAAGTTAGGCAAGGCTTTTATTGAGAGAATTGTACAactttgttgaaaaaattaagtAAGCTTTAAAAAGGTGAGAGACACTATGCTCATGGACAGGGagatagaatattttaaaggtgTCTTTAAATGAATCCATAAAATCAATTCAGTCTTACTAAAACCACAATGGGTTTTTACATGAAATTAGATAAAAGTTGCACAGAGAAGCTCAGGTACTCTTGAAGAacaaaaaagagggaggaggagacttAGCCTACTAAATATCAAGTTTATTCTAAAAGCTATGGGACTTACTACAATAAACCAGTGGGACAGAATAGCGAACCTTCTACGTATGGGAACTTAATATATACCGGAAGTGGCATTGCAGGTCAATGGATGATCATACCATTCTCCAGAGTAGGAAATCAGTAAGTAATGTCTAATAGTGAAATTCAAGAAGTAACAGTATAATCACGTTATTTAGAAATTTGGatgtaggggcgcttgggtggctcagtcagttaagcgtccgacgtaggctcaggtcatgacctcacggttggtgggttcgagccccacattgggctctgtgctgacagctcagaacctggagcctgctttggattctgtgtctccctctctctctgccactcctccacatgtgctccgtctctctctctctctcaaaaataaaacattacaaaaaattaaaaaaaaagaaatatggatggAGACACTAGAAATAAAAAGCTATAAGAGTTGAAAATGATTACCTCTGGGGAAAGGGAATTACGTGATGGAGGTGAACAGGAAACAGgtaaattccttttttctttttttaaataatgaattttttagaAACTGTCTTTAAAATTGGTAAGAGAATAACCGAAAAGTGTAAgtggtttaattaaaaaatatattggggcgcctgggtggctcagtcggttaagcgtccgacttcggctcaggtcacgatctcacggtatgtgagttcgagccccgcgtcgggctctgtgctgactgctcagagcctggagcctgtttcagattctgtgtctccctctctctctgaccctcccccattcatgctctgtctctctctgtctcaaaaataaataaacgttaaaaaaaaaaaattaaaaaaaaaaatatattgtatcttgtaaaaaggtttttaaaaaaattctcttttcctatAGTATGTTGAATATGCTTCAATTTTATCTTCCTGGTACTGCACCTCTTGGCCAGTATGTCACGCCAAATCTGATTTATCGGAATGTATCAAAATTTGCATattcataactttatttttttaactgtaaaaagtttttttttactgtcttcaagtggtttttatttttgatgtttaaaataagTTGTCATTTGATAATCTTATATTGTATACTCTTAGTCCTCAGTATATTGAGttagaaattatttcattgattcctaagtataattttttttagcattaagTGGTTATTGTTTTAAGAAAGATATCACCagtctttctatatttttaaataacagaaggGAACAAGGGATTTGATGTAGGTAGTAGCTCTATTGTTATCATCTGGTTAAGCATTATCTAGAATATTACAGTCTTCCTGTTGCTGTACTTAAGAAtaccaaaaataaagttaaatgctACCCCAAAAAGGATGAATGGGATGATGTTGGCCTTGATAGCATGGATAtgcttaaatatatttaacttgGAGAATAGGCGACTACAGGGGAAACAACTGTCTTTCACATATTTAATAGGATGCCACGTGAAATAGGAAACTGGGACTGAAGCCATGTAAAAACAATAGAGGAAGTTACAGAGCCACATTTGCCCAATATAAGGAAGCACTTTCTAGGAATGGAGAATACCTAGCAATGTAGGAAACGGACTCTGAAGAATAGAACTCCTTTAAGTATGGGTTGGGTATCCTTATATTAAATTCCCCAGAGATGGCTTCTTCATTGTATGAAAATTGATCTCTAAGgtcctttaaaattttcagattattttgtaACATTGAGATACTTGCTTAGCTTTGaagtattttgtgttttccagACCAGTGAATGGAGGTTAAGCTATGTCAATAAGGAATTTGCTGTCTGTCCTTCTTACCCGCCAATTGTCATAGTGCCCAAATCCATTGATGATGAAGCTCTTCGGAAGGTAGCTACGTTTCGGCATGGAGGACGCTTCCCAGTACTCAGCTATTATCATAAGAAAAATGGAATGGTATGTGTACAGTATTGCTGCTTGATCTATGAATGCCTTGGTTTACAGATCTTTCCTTAGAAATGCTCCACTTTCTGTGTACTTGTTCATTGATGCGATTAGTCTCCCTTGCCAGAACTTCCTTCTTTTAAACATTAGGGAATCAGGAGTAGAGTGTTTTCCATGATTAGGATATGACTTTGAATTCTTCTCATGATGCTGCTGAAAATTAGAAAGGCCAGACaggtggggcgcttgggtggctcagtcggttaagcgtccgacttcagctcaggtcatgatctcgcagtccatgagttcgagccccacatggggctctgtgctgacagcttggagcctggagcctgcttcggattctgtgtctccttctctgtctggccctcctctgctctctctctctctcaaaaataaataaatatttaaaaaaaaaaaaaaaaaaaggccaggcaGGTTTATTTTAAGGACTCAGTACTAAGGGAACTAATGTTTATTTGATACTTAAAATAACACTGttaggtagaaaaataaatttctctgacCAGAATAAtggcagaattcttttttaaaattatttttacccaAATTTCCCTGTAAAAAGTAAATTgagcagacatttttattttcaaaaaggagaagaatgtCACGTTATTAGTTACAATTTAAGTAAACACAGGAGTCTGTAACTGAATAGTGCTTGCTGTATGTatgtttcctaaatattttctaaatctgtttctgtcctcttattttctctcagtcAATAAACTCGGCTTCTCATTTTGAAACCAATAGTAAAATAGTGGATAAGTTATGGTCATTTTCCgttgccttttttcccctggaTAATAAGTCAAGCATGGATATTTAGggtaaaaaaatttccaaaaaatttGCTACTTTGGCATCAGATCATCTATCCCATTTGCATAGTAGTATTTCTGTTTGTTAGAGAGTTCAttacaaagcattttaaaaagggatattAAATATACTATATGTCCATTTACATGGTTAGTGCAGTCTGGGAGTTAGCCATTGTCATCCTCTGGATGACCTTTCTTGATCATGTTAAATTTCAAGGTAGTGAAGATAACAGCACATGTTATGGGGAGAAAGTGAAATAACTCTAAACCATTCACCAAGGAAGAGATCtgtataatattaatttcttgagaaaatgAAAGGTTTCAAAATCAAACCTTTCAAAATATATAGTTGATGGTCTTTGGAAATAAGTTTCTAAATCCTGAAATATTGAACAGGATGAAAGAGGGTAACAGGAGAATAAATAATAGACAAGCAgctttaaagatattaaaaatgattCCCCAAACACAAATAgtacataaactttattttaccATTGGTGGCTTTTCTctttatagtttttctctctttatagttctttctttttttatttttattttagagagagagagcatgagaggggagaggggttgggggcaggggggagagagagaatgaatgtgaatgaatcccaagcaggctccacactcagcacagagcctgatgcagggcttaatcccatgaccctgtatcatgacctgagctaaaatcaagagttggtcgccaaatctactgagccacccaaccgcccctctttttcttcttcttcttcttattttagagagagagagagagtacacttgagctggggagagggacagagggggagaaagagacagagagagagagagagagagagagagagagagggagggagggagggagggagggagagagggagggagagggagacagaatcccaagtagagcatgctgagcatggagcctgatgcagggcttgatcctatgaccctgggaccatgacctgagccaaaatcaagagttggacgctcaactgactgagccacccaggtaccccatctctctctttataATTCTTGATTAAACCTGCCAACCCTCTTTATGTAGTTGAAGCAAAAGTTTACTGGCACATAGGCcattattattatctctgttACAGGGCCATGTCCAGTAAACAATTTACTAACTAAACAAATTGTGGTAATTGATCTTTTTAGCAATTGTAATTTATTATGTGGAAGTATTTTGAGAAGTAGGAAGAAAAATTGTGTTAAAGTGCAAGGCTTATTTTTGTTCTACAGTTATTAACTATTGcaaatatgtggaaatatttctttgttttacgATCATATTCATCTTCAAAGTGCCACACAATTGTTTTTGAGATACTCTTAATCTAgctaatttatttctattttcagaaacTTTCAAAGCAGCTACTCTTAAATTTTAAACTGCATCGTGCTTCTAGGTAATCATGCGAAGCGGTCAGCCACTCACTGGCACAAATGGGAGAAGGTGCAAAGAAGATGAAAAGCTGATAAATGCTACCCTCAGGGCAGGGAAACGTGGCTACATCATTGACACACGGTCTTTAAATGTAGCTCAGCAAGCTAGAGCCAAAGGCGGCGGCTTTGAACAAGAAGCCCATTATCCCCAGTGGAGGCGGATTCATAAGTCCATTGAGAGGTAACAGACTCTGGAGACAGTAGTAGGCTCTTATTTGAAGCGAATTAGAATGGGTGAGCGCTTAGCTGCAAAAATCACAAGTTCTCAAATGAACCTACGCATTAACTTAGAGTCGGAAATCGGCTGGATCTCCTGTTGCGTTTTATAAGATAAGCAGGAAACGTATCTTGGATGCCCACAGCTGACTTTTAGTCAGGTAgcatgcttttctctctctctctttttttttaatgctttatttatttatttatttttattttatttattattttttttaatttacatccagcaTGCTTCCTCTTAAGTTAACTCTGAAATTTCATCTCCGCAAGGTCAGAGGTCTGCTCCTCTCCTTGTAAGATCAGTGGTCATCAAACTTACTGAACAGATACGCCACGGATAAGTATATTTTTCTAAGTCAGAAGACTAGACACTTTCCCCCACACCCTCCTATTCTCCCACCCTGTTTCCTCCACCTACATCTTGTTTATGTCTACAATTAGAGGTTTATAGGGACTTCTGGAAGGGTGGGTGGGAGTTGGAGCTAATAAAACAGTGGGGTCTGAGCTGGCCCTGGGCATCCCTGCTAAAGGTACTGGGTATCCAGTGTTGGATCTGTGGAAATAGGATTGCAGGTGTCAGTGGTGCGGCCTCGTGACTTCTTACAAAATGCGGTGTTCTGGCCCACTCCCCAGTCAGGTAATTTAGCTATGTAAACTGGGTTTAATCTGTTCAGGTGAGGAATGGTTTACCATGACAGGCATTTTAAGTATCTTTGCTGCCatgtttacatattattttttcagtgtttaatcATCAAGTTATTGTCAGtaaggtaaatatttttataccattttGAGCTACTTTTCCTCTTGGATATATTGGAGGTTGAAGTTTTGGTTGGTTTCTCTCTTCATCagtgtgttttctattttctttttactttttcttattttttaaaggtatcaCATTCTTCAGGAGAGCTTAATCAAACTCGTGGAAGCTTGTAATGACCAAACACATAACATGGACAGATGGCTCAGTAAATTGGAGGCTTCTAACTGGCTGACTCACATCAAAGAGATTCTTACAACTGCCTGTCTAGCGGCTCAGTGTATTGACAGGTAGAGTGTATTTCGGTGTTCTGAAATGGGACACGCAGCGCTAACTAGACTTTGCTTTTATCCAgacatgtgtttatatatttgttaaaagttttttagtctctattctATGTTGAGATCATTGCATAAATTACTGTATAAGGTGGTCAATGCCATTCAGTGCTATCAATGAAGTGTGTGCATAGAGTCTGGCATTTAATTGgtgattaatatttgttgaacaaatatgAACCACAGGCACACATCTTCAAGGACACAAAGCTTTTAAATACTAAAGGAactctttttttctataaaatcctTGAATTGTGAATCTACCTATTTTCCTTTGCTTAAACTGTGaacaagaatgaaaagaagttttcttatttattctcaGAGGGCCAGGCTTGCCTTCTTACTTTCGAAATATCAATGAGAGGAAACATGTAATTTTGTTACGCAGTAAAATGATTCTTTCTAATCTCTCAGATATCTTATTACAAAGTACTTGATACGTGCCATTATAACAGGATCTCAAGTTGAGAAAACCCGATGGCAGTGACGTAAAGTATATGAAGTGATTTTAGTTTGTTCATTCAGCTGAAGGTTGCTAATCTTTGAGACTTGAAGCAGAGGACTTGAACAGAGAACTCTGGTATAAGTTGTTGCAGAAGCTTAGAATGCCCCTTTTAAGAAGGGGATTCTTCTGAGACAATAGGTAGGTGTAAGTATTGCCACTACATAGTTGGATGACACTTTTCCTTGAAACTGTAACTTGTCTTATTGATGCTTCCAAATTAGGGAAATagacatatgtaatttttttgtggTTAGTGAGAAATTGGTAATAGAATGGGTTGCTTAAGGTCATGTGGTGAATTAGTGACAACACCAGAAATGGGTAGAGATTTTTGGTCTGGATTCTCAGGCTGtcactagttttttgttttaggCAAAGCTCAAAGCTCATTTATCTAACGAAATATGGGAGTTAAAGAAGAGGTTCTACGGCAGACAAATCAATACTACAGAATGATGAGGTGTTGATATTAaaggttctgtttctttttaacccAAGTTAAAAAGATTTCCCCTTACATGATGAGTACAgagcttctgttttcttatgAACCATAAATTGTAATAAACATTTCTCACCGTGTTGTCCGAATTTGCAGCCGTAATAATGGGATGCTGCAGATTAAGGGAACCCTAGGTGCAGAACAGTATTTGCTATCTCCATCTTTGTTTAGAGTCAGCTGGCCACCTTAAACAAGGACTTCCACATTCTTAACAAGAGTTGaaggttttggtttattttgccATGATTGAGTTACCTTTTCTGATATTAGGCTTATTATTTATACCTCCATAAAAGTCTGCCCTTATAATTAACTgctcaaaatgtaaaaatagaccttaaatgaattgaattgaatttaaaatacGCCACAGATAACTAAGATATATAGATTCAATATATACATCAGAAGCCTTAAACTATTTACTCATACCGTTCTACCTACTCATGAGGTTGCATTCTTAGAATAAGGTTGTTAACCTAACCAGGgacctttattttcaaattaagaacTCTCAAATGATCCAGCAAAAGACAAAAAGCTAAGTATGTCATCTGTAGTGTAACAAAAATTGACAATGACCTAAATGTCTAATTCTCAGACATTTCAGCAAATTATAGTTGATCAcctaatagaatattatataaccATGAATATAATACTTCTAAAGGTGGTATAGAAACattggaaaatgtttataataaaagtGGAAATAGTAAGAAATTACCTTATGTTATAGCTACgtaaagtatatatgtatgtgggaAAAGAATTAATGGTAACCAAACTGGAGACTCTTCTGGGAAATTTTATTCACTGTCATTTCAATATAAGAGGtagaaggggagaggaaagaatgtAGTTAGTTTAGTTTTTGGTGTTTCCTTCCACTCTCTTTAGAATATTGGGCCCCAGACTCCTCCTAAATATTGTGGTATAATAGTATCATTGCCACTGAGTTTATAGattgaaatttttatgttttgttttatgtatcttGTTTTCATGTTTCTAAAAATGTGGTTTAGGACTTGTTTCCTAGATTCATTACATTACAGTTTATGAAGGCATCCTTACAGTCAGCTGAGGTGGAAAGATAGAATCAAGGtcagagagatacagaaaaataactttaagtgTGTGTTCCTAGGTGTGATGAGAAAAGGCTTTAGTTAACTTAATAGGCAGAAAAGGTAAGTGCTTACTGTGTGTGCATGATAAGGACTGCTTTTGGGTTttgtaaagggagaaaaaattcaACTAAAAAGTTTTGTGAAACTTGTTGTAAGTTAAAGAGGTTCTTGCCATGTGAAATTTGGAacttatagttttatttatttatttctcctaagAGAAGCTCTCTTCATTTGCCTTACTTAGACTCTAAACCCTGCTGGACAGAGCAGAATGCATGAGTTTGTACTcaggaaatgtttattattaacagAGTTGATTGACCATGTTGGGAGTATCCCATTTGTACTCTGGATTTTCCTATCAGGGAAGGGGCATCCATATTGATTCATGGAACAGAAGGAACTGATTCCACACTTCAGGTTACCTCCCTGGCCCAGATCATCTTGGAACCGAGAAGCAGGACCATCCGTGGTTTTGAGGCCCTGATAGAAAGAGAGTGGCTGCAGGTGAGAAACAATGTTTGATGTGCACAGGAACTGCTAATAATAATGGGTGTGATTCTAGTTGTAGGACAGACATAATGTATGAAGTTttgattaaaatgtttacattatatgtttaattttctggAGGCAAATAATCTGTCTTcctctcagtaaatgtttataatCTTTACTGCCTCTCAATTTTGTACCTGTCTTTGCTTATATTGCTCATTTGGCATTTTATTCCCCTAACAAGCTCTCACTAGTTGTACTTTGTTCCCTACAAGGGAAAGAACAAAGAGCGTAAAACGTAGTCTCTGTCTTGCAGAGCTTAATTTTGCTAGagataaaaaacataaagcaggAAAGGGATGTGGGG encodes:
- the MTMR9 gene encoding myotubularin-related protein 9 isoform X2, producing MEECLNIASSIEALSTLDSITLMYPFFYRPMFEVIEDGWHSFLPEQEFELYSSATSEWRLSYVNKEFAVCPSYPPIVIVPKSIDDEALRKVATFRHGGRFPVLSYYHKKNGMVIMRSGQPLTGTNGRRCKEDEKLINATLRAGKRGYIIDTRSLNVAQQARAKGGGFEQEAHYPQWRRIHKSIERYHILQESLIKLVEACNDQTHNMDRWLSKLEASNWLTHIKEILTTACLAAQCIDREGASILIHGTEGTDSTLQVTSLAQIILEPRSRTIRGFEALIEREWLQAGHPFQQRCAQSAYCNSKQKWESPVFLLFLDCVWQILRQFPCSFEFNENFLIMLFEHAYASQFGTFLGNNESERCKLKLQQKTMSLWSWVNRPSELSKFTNPLFEANNLVIWPSVAPQSLQLWEGIFLRWNRSSKYLDEAYEEMVNIIEYNKELQAKVNILRRQLAELETEDEMQESP